A portion of the Polaribacter cellanae genome contains these proteins:
- a CDS encoding TonB-dependent receptor: MAKKQYQIMYLYPMKELVVKTSMKITCAFFLSLFVSSVLYSQNGEILGIVTDNRKAPLFGAHVQIIELNKRTITDEKGFFSFDKLSKGKYNIEVSYIGFETIYSIVDISTQKPKVQISLNLKPQQTELEEITLVGKSKTQQLRESTANVSVLQTKNFRDRNTNTSDIVKQISGVNVRQTGGFGSNAEIYVNGMTGKSVPFFLDGIPLSYFGSGLGLNVLPANLIEQIEVYKGVVPVDLGADALGGGINIITRKSYSDYLDASYSIGSFNSHKVNLNAQLANPNNKWMFGIHSFFNHSDNNYKVDVEIPDEFGNPIPATVKRFHDKFSNYLVNLYTGVYDKDYADRLVFNARYSGLKDDVQHNAIMAQPYGQVTYDESTLGASLEYAKKHILKKTDVKWYSAYNRTRGHFIDTTLNAYTWDGKIYDRRTDGGEISASRNFLELTSQNVLNRININYHPWEKGKFTLNLFTAWFRRIGKDPVAAEFYGEDFFANPTQLFKNATGLSYEHRFSQDLTSYTAVKHFWLNADGYAIQNLKLVANQQEASNFGFLQSLRYHVTKFFLLKSSYEYATRLPDEFELFGDFTLVRPNPFLEPEQSHNLNLGFQLNSQKFNCDTNLFYRDTDNVIWLRTSQFYAQYQNLLRSRTLGVDMELRYRPFDFLDIKANATYQDLRNRSPKNIVGAVDDRYFNARLPNIPYFFGNGEIRYHKSNFLNTKNNISAWWSANYVNEFYLFWSVDGNKDLKNTIPSQFVQNLGVTFSHPENRWAITLEHTNIFNEKVFDNFSVQRPGQAFYVTLRTFINKY; this comes from the coding sequence ATGGCTAAAAAACAATACCAAATAATGTATCTATATCCTATGAAGGAACTAGTTGTTAAAACCTCTATGAAAATTACATGTGCATTCTTTTTAAGCTTATTTGTAAGCTCGGTCCTTTATTCCCAAAATGGAGAAATATTAGGGATAGTAACAGACAATCGAAAAGCACCTTTATTTGGAGCGCATGTTCAAATAATCGAACTAAATAAACGAACCATTACAGATGAAAAAGGTTTTTTTAGTTTCGATAAACTTTCCAAAGGAAAGTACAACATAGAGGTTTCTTATATTGGGTTTGAAACAATTTATTCCATCGTTGATATTTCAACACAAAAACCCAAGGTTCAAATAAGTTTAAATTTAAAACCCCAACAAACTGAACTTGAGGAAATAACGCTCGTTGGAAAATCAAAAACCCAACAACTAAGAGAAAGCACGGCCAATGTATCGGTATTGCAAACGAAAAATTTCCGCGATAGAAATACAAATACCAGCGATATCGTAAAGCAAATTTCTGGGGTGAATGTGCGTCAAACGGGTGGTTTTGGAAGTAATGCCGAAATTTATGTCAACGGAATGACTGGAAAATCTGTACCCTTTTTTTTGGATGGGATTCCACTCTCTTATTTTGGTTCAGGACTAGGATTAAATGTATTACCAGCAAACCTAATAGAACAAATCGAGGTCTACAAAGGAGTAGTGCCCGTTGATTTAGGTGCAGATGCCCTTGGAGGAGGCATCAATATCATTACCCGTAAATCCTATTCAGATTATTTAGATGCTTCCTATTCTATAGGATCATTCAATAGCCATAAGGTGAACCTAAACGCACAATTGGCAAACCCCAATAATAAATGGATGTTCGGGATACATTCATTTTTTAACCATTCCGATAATAATTATAAGGTAGATGTTGAAATCCCCGATGAATTCGGAAACCCAATTCCAGCGACTGTCAAGCGTTTTCACGATAAATTTTCTAACTATCTGGTGAATCTTTATACAGGGGTTTATGACAAAGATTATGCCGATCGTTTAGTTTTTAACGCACGTTATTCAGGGCTCAAAGATGATGTTCAGCACAATGCTATTATGGCCCAGCCCTATGGGCAAGTAACCTATGACGAATCAACTCTAGGTGCTTCTTTAGAATATGCAAAAAAGCATATTCTAAAGAAAACGGATGTAAAATGGTATAGTGCCTATAACCGTACAAGAGGGCATTTTATTGATACAACACTAAATGCCTACACTTGGGATGGTAAGATATATGATAGACGTACAGATGGCGGAGAGATTTCCGCCTCGCGTAATTTTTTAGAACTTACTTCTCAAAATGTCTTGAACCGAATTAACATAAACTACCATCCATGGGAGAAAGGAAAATTCACATTGAATCTTTTTACTGCATGGTTTAGAAGAATAGGTAAAGATCCTGTTGCAGCCGAGTTTTATGGAGAGGATTTTTTCGCCAACCCAACCCAACTTTTTAAGAATGCTACAGGACTTTCCTATGAGCATCGTTTCTCACAGGATTTAACGAGCTATACAGCCGTCAAACATTTTTGGTTGAATGCCGATGGATACGCCATACAAAATCTTAAACTCGTAGCCAATCAACAAGAAGCATCCAATTTTGGCTTTCTCCAGTCGTTACGTTATCATGTTACAAAATTTTTTCTTTTAAAATCTTCCTACGAATATGCAACCAGACTTCCTGATGAATTTGAACTCTTTGGAGATTTTACATTGGTAAGACCCAACCCGTTTTTAGAACCAGAACAAAGTCACAATCTCAATTTAGGATTTCAACTGAATTCCCAAAAATTCAACTGTGACACCAATCTTTTTTACCGTGATACGGATAATGTTATCTGGTTGCGAACCTCCCAGTTTTATGCCCAATATCAAAATCTATTGAGATCACGTACGCTTGGTGTAGATATGGAATTGCGCTATCGTCCATTTGATTTTCTGGATATAAAGGCCAATGCTACTTATCAAGATTTAAGAAACCGTTCCCCAAAAAACATTGTAGGAGCTGTGGATGATCGTTACTTCAACGCAAGATTACCCAATATCCCATATTTTTTCGGGAATGGCGAAATACGCTATCATAAAAGCAATTTCCTAAATACAAAAAACAACATTTCGGCTTGGTGGTCTGCAAATTACGTTAACGAATTTTATCTCTTTTGGTCGGTGGACGGGAACAAGGATCTCAAGAATACAATTCCCTCTCAATTCGTACAAAATTTGGGAGTTACCTTTTCACATCCTGAAAACCGATGGGCAATTACCTTAGAGCATACTAACATATTCAATGAAAAAGTATTTGATAATTTTAGTGTACAACGGCCAGGGCAAGCGTTTTATGTAACCCTTAGAACTTTTATAAATAAATATTAA
- a CDS encoding DUF4374 domain-containing protein: protein MKKQIFKKISVLTFSIVLIFATTSCSNDNNSNDEKEPVPVNFGITTVSGAWPNQTSYIQGLTDLNFSTIGNENAAELTGNASTVSYNGSLYASPFGAPATLVKYSFNDNGDAVEKERIIVPGANTFSTIYFKSESIAYASVAGGISKLIIFNPTTMRITGEVSLTLITKRFPKATRTYYKGMIERDGKLFMGVHYEKNFSPVNDSAYVAVIDLNTRTVEKVIVDDRTGMIFGGETGPCMIKEKNGDIYIQALGTTNAGGNGPSGVLRIKNGQTDFDSSYFFNLEKAVGNICYGIYPTANGLTFTKKVEDETDFWEFKTKLPQFKYVKINLASKTSEGVVKGLPTSYKRSMIVKSYDNNTLLFTTSTNDENAVYSYDIATGNVSKKFTSTGGYITGLEQLNQ, encoded by the coding sequence ATGAAAAAACAAATTTTTAAAAAAATCTCAGTATTAACATTTTCAATCGTCTTAATCTTTGCCACAACTTCTTGCAGTAATGACAATAATTCTAACGATGAAAAGGAACCTGTTCCAGTAAATTTTGGCATTACTACTGTAAGCGGTGCATGGCCTAATCAGACTTCGTACATTCAAGGTCTAACGGACTTGAATTTTTCAACCATAGGAAACGAAAATGCAGCAGAATTAACAGGAAATGCAAGTACAGTTTCCTATAATGGCTCTTTGTACGCATCGCCATTTGGTGCACCTGCTACTTTAGTAAAATATTCATTCAACGATAACGGAGATGCAGTTGAAAAAGAGCGAATAATTGTACCAGGTGCGAATACTTTTTCAACTATTTATTTTAAAAGTGAAAGCATTGCCTATGCTTCTGTTGCAGGGGGTATTTCAAAGCTTATCATTTTTAATCCAACCACAATGCGTATTACAGGGGAAGTCTCATTAACTCTTATTACCAAACGCTTTCCAAAAGCTACTCGTACATACTACAAGGGTATGATAGAACGTGATGGTAAGCTGTTTATGGGGGTACACTACGAGAAAAATTTTTCTCCAGTAAATGATTCGGCCTATGTTGCAGTGATTGATTTGAATACTCGCACTGTAGAAAAAGTAATTGTTGACGATAGAACTGGAATGATTTTCGGTGGTGAAACTGGTCCGTGTATGATAAAAGAAAAGAATGGAGATATTTACATACAGGCTTTAGGTACTACCAACGCTGGTGGTAATGGCCCAAGTGGGGTGCTCCGTATTAAAAATGGTCAAACCGATTTTGATTCTAGCTATTTCTTTAATCTTGAAAAAGCAGTAGGTAATATATGTTACGGTATTTATCCTACAGCTAATGGACTTACTTTCACTAAAAAGGTTGAAGATGAAACTGATTTTTGGGAATTTAAAACAAAATTACCACAATTCAAATATGTTAAAATAAATCTTGCTTCAAAAACATCAGAGGGGGTAGTTAAGGGTTTGCCTACGTCATATAAGAGAAGCATGATAGTGAAATCTTATGATAATAATACACTACTTTTTACCACCTCTACCAATGATGAGAATGCTGTCTATTCTTATGATATAGCTACTGGCAATGTATCTAAAAAATTTACATCAACTGGAGGATACATCACAGGTCTTGAACAGTTGAATCAATAA
- a CDS encoding ABC transporter ATP-binding protein, which produces MLEAKDLTKKYGNFTALDTLNLSIRAGDIFCLLGANGAGKSTTINLFLNFIEPSSGKAFVNGLDVEKNPRKTKQWLSYIPENLQLYQNMTGLENLRFFCGLQGGNQNKEELEALLIQSGLQKDFVLKRVSSYSKGMRQKVGVALARAKGAKILLLDEPTSGLDPKASNEFSELLLEMKEQKVATLMTTHDLFRAKDTGTHIGIMKGGVLVDKMESSQVSFQDLEQKYLRHMHT; this is translated from the coding sequence ATGTTAGAAGCCAAAGACCTTACAAAAAAATACGGTAATTTTACAGCACTGGATACCTTAAACCTAAGCATCCGAGCAGGCGATATTTTTTGCTTGCTTGGAGCAAACGGAGCCGGAAAATCAACGACTATCAACTTGTTTTTAAATTTTATCGAACCCTCTTCAGGAAAAGCTTTCGTCAATGGTTTGGATGTAGAAAAAAATCCTCGAAAAACAAAGCAATGGCTATCTTATATTCCAGAAAATCTACAATTGTACCAAAACATGACAGGGCTTGAAAACCTTCGCTTTTTTTGTGGTCTTCAAGGGGGCAATCAAAATAAAGAAGAACTAGAAGCCTTATTGATTCAATCAGGATTGCAAAAGGATTTTGTTCTAAAAAGGGTGAGTAGTTATTCTAAAGGAATGCGACAAAAAGTAGGTGTTGCTTTGGCAAGGGCAAAAGGGGCTAAAATCCTACTTTTAGACGAACCCACATCTGGATTAGACCCAAAGGCTAGTAATGAATTTTCTGAACTCTTACTGGAAATGAAAGAACAAAAAGTAGCCACTTTAATGACTACCCATGATCTTTTTCGAGCAAAGGATACAGGAACACACATAGGGATTATGAAAGGAGGGGTTCTGGTCGATAAAATGGAATCAAGTCAAGTTTCTTTTCAGGATTTAGAGCAAAAGTATTTAAGACATATGCACACATAA
- a CDS encoding ABC transporter permease has translation MKRQVFLITGKELKGMARQNSLKILFAIIIILLGFALYAGHIAYKQQQIMVERAQKERRAEWLGQGNKHPHIAAHYGTYVFKPKTLLSLFDFGLDTYTGTSVYLEAHYPHEFMFRPAQGYGNMIRFGELSAALVLQLLLPLLIIFITFQTFTKEKKTGTLKLLVSQGVSIRSIYLGKVLAYSLIIFVIIVLFFMGLYIVGVYEKTSTMISDMGLRILLLFFVYAGYLWVFTNFSVWISLKSSSARNALLTLLIFWIATGIIIPKTSANLGETLYSLPSTKIYKEAIQNDIVNGMNPNDTREKRIARLKEHYLQQYGVDSLNQLPLNFEGIRMQEGEEYANKVYDFHDATLYKKIELQNRMGSLMGFFAPYIAVRNLSMAFAATDWYSFNDFQKKTNTYRRHLIRTMNNDMAKNSRYGEFYEYKVGKNLWKTISDFKYLVPKVTMIFKYYWMEIVSLSLWVLIMFFIIPSSSKNKLI, from the coding sequence ATGAAACGTCAAGTCTTTTTAATTACAGGAAAGGAACTTAAAGGTATGGCAAGGCAAAACTCTTTAAAAATTTTATTTGCTATAATTATAATTCTCCTAGGGTTTGCACTCTATGCAGGGCATATTGCTTACAAACAGCAACAGATTATGGTGGAAAGGGCACAAAAAGAAAGAAGGGCAGAATGGTTAGGTCAAGGAAACAAACACCCTCATATTGCCGCCCACTATGGCACTTATGTTTTTAAACCTAAGACACTTCTTAGTCTTTTTGATTTTGGATTGGATACCTATACTGGAACATCTGTTTATTTAGAGGCTCACTACCCTCATGAATTTATGTTTAGACCGGCACAAGGGTATGGTAATATGATTCGTTTCGGGGAATTAAGTGCTGCCTTGGTACTCCAATTATTATTGCCTCTACTCATTATATTCATCACTTTTCAAACCTTTACCAAAGAAAAGAAGACAGGGACTCTAAAATTATTGGTTAGTCAAGGAGTTTCGATAAGGTCTATTTATTTGGGCAAGGTCTTGGCTTATTCCCTAATTATTTTTGTAATCATAGTTCTATTCTTTATGGGTTTATATATAGTGGGGGTCTATGAAAAAACAAGTACTATGATTAGTGATATGGGGTTACGCATTTTACTTCTCTTTTTTGTTTATGCTGGGTATTTATGGGTTTTTACGAATTTTTCAGTTTGGATATCCCTTAAATCTTCGAGTGCAAGAAACGCTCTTCTGACCTTATTGATATTCTGGATAGCAACAGGAATCATTATACCAAAGACTTCTGCCAATCTTGGCGAAACCCTATACTCCTTACCATCCACGAAAATATATAAAGAAGCTATCCAAAATGATATTGTAAATGGCATGAACCCTAATGATACTAGGGAAAAGAGAATAGCAAGGCTAAAAGAACATTATTTACAACAGTATGGAGTTGACTCTCTTAATCAGCTTCCTTTGAATTTTGAAGGAATACGAATGCAAGAAGGGGAAGAATATGCTAATAAAGTGTATGATTTTCATGATGCAACCCTTTACAAAAAAATTGAGCTTCAAAACAGGATGGGAAGTTTAATGGGGTTTTTTGCTCCTTATATAGCCGTAAGGAATCTTTCAATGGCGTTTGCAGCAACCGATTGGTATAGCTTTAATGATTTTCAAAAAAAGACCAACACCTATCGTCGTCATCTTATACGTACGATGAACAACGATATGGCAAAGAATTCGCGTTATGGAGAATTCTATGAATACAAAGTAGGAAAGAACTTATGGAAAACCATATCGGATTTTAAATATTTAGTACCTAAGGTAACTATGATTTTCAAATACTATTGGATGGAAATTGTTTCATTGTCCCTTTGGGTTTTGATAATGTTCTTTATCATTCCTTCTTCCTCTAAAAATAAATTGATATGA
- a CDS encoding DUF3526 domain-containing protein, translating into MKLILLLWQREGISIIRNTFQIIILSTIFLLGTYAIYYGYSKITEQQKTINNVQQIEKEEFESYKESFYSDHTLVKEKQLFDIASKPAYAWYRHGYHAILNPHSLAHMSLGQRDIEPYYYKLTGTSLYYQLFQIELANPLKLYAGNFDLSFVLIYLFPLLIIAFTYGLYAEEKENGMLPLLRLQTIGLRKILLIRIGFYYVLIVGSGILLSSIGFLVSRELEVLSIFLWISAILCYFSFWFALMFLLISLKKNSSLTAISAASLWLLFLIVLPAVLNVYANLVYPIDNTSIADVTRRRSLENEDDLNEAKAVVLEYLQNRNDLKEADSLIGVNTMAKAYAAFTALNDNHHRKEVSSYFYQVRRRQKKISLFRWANPAVNTQGILNEIVETDSGIFQSFYQSIESFHKGITSFYFDKLFLNQEITKKDYETLPEFNLNIDVTTRNHTIRSGLMEILVTTFLLFGISLVLFNKTTF; encoded by the coding sequence ATGAAATTAATTTTATTATTATGGCAACGAGAGGGTATTTCCATTATTAGAAATACTTTTCAAATAATCATATTGTCTACTATTTTTTTATTGGGTACGTATGCCATCTACTATGGATATTCCAAAATAACAGAACAACAAAAGACAATCAACAATGTACAACAAATTGAAAAGGAGGAATTTGAAAGCTATAAAGAGAGTTTTTACAGCGACCATACGTTGGTTAAGGAAAAACAACTATTCGATATAGCTTCAAAGCCCGCTTATGCATGGTATCGACATGGCTACCATGCCATCTTAAACCCTCATAGTTTAGCTCACATGTCTCTAGGACAAAGGGATATAGAGCCTTATTATTACAAATTGACTGGCACGAGCCTGTATTACCAATTATTTCAAATTGAGTTGGCCAACCCATTGAAGCTATATGCAGGAAATTTTGATCTATCCTTTGTGCTTATTTATTTATTCCCTTTACTTATAATAGCTTTCACTTATGGATTATATGCAGAGGAAAAGGAAAACGGGATGCTGCCCCTACTGAGGTTGCAAACCATTGGACTAAGAAAAATACTGCTAATCAGAATTGGCTTTTATTATGTCCTGATTGTCGGGTCGGGAATCCTCTTGTCATCCATTGGCTTTTTGGTTTCAAGAGAGTTGGAGGTTTTGTCCATTTTTTTATGGATATCTGCCATTTTATGTTATTTCAGTTTTTGGTTTGCGTTGATGTTTTTGTTGATTAGTCTTAAAAAAAATTCTTCTTTAACCGCCATTAGTGCCGCTAGCTTATGGCTTCTATTTCTAATTGTTCTCCCAGCTGTATTGAATGTGTATGCAAATCTTGTGTATCCAATTGATAATACGTCAATTGCTGATGTTACTCGTAGAAGAAGCCTTGAAAACGAAGACGATTTGAATGAGGCTAAGGCAGTAGTTCTCGAATACTTACAGAACCGGAACGACTTGAAGGAAGCGGATTCTTTGATTGGCGTAAATACTATGGCCAAAGCCTATGCTGCTTTTACGGCACTAAATGATAACCACCATAGAAAAGAGGTGTCCAGCTACTTCTATCAAGTTAGACGAAGGCAAAAGAAGATTTCCTTATTTCGATGGGCAAACCCAGCAGTAAATACACAAGGAATTCTTAATGAAATTGTTGAAACAGATTCTGGAATTTTTCAATCCTTTTATCAGTCAATTGAGAGCTTTCACAAGGGTATTACCAGCTTTTATTTTGATAAATTGTTTCTAAATCAAGAAATAACGAAAAAGGACTACGAAACTCTTCCCGAATTCAATCTAAATATCGATGTAACAACAAGAAACCATACTATTAGAAGTGGTTTAATGGAAATTTTGGTAACCACTTTTTTGCTCTTTGGCATATCATTGGTTCTTTTTAATAAAACTACGTTTTAA
- a CDS encoding MATE family efflux transporter: protein MKKNPDFINDNLWKLLLRLSVPSILGMMVISINGLVDIFYTSYFIGTEAFTGISMLFPLMLVVTSVTVFVAVGSASVLSRVIGANQVEVQSKIIPNMIALSLIGAAMVTIPGFIFSKEIVSVLGVSGALFTYALEYYKIYILGALFSIYGLSANGLIRAEGKIRHAMQFTLISVILNIVFTPLFIGVLRMGVAGAAWSSIAAMFIYSLLTSLYFIRGKATFHTGRFQIRLEYKILKNVLSIGFSAFSIQLSNLFRQFLLFRLVVLYGTFEAMAFFNAVFRLFTFLAIPLLGLYQSMQPVIGINYGANKQDRCLKGVSIYRLAGIVLGTAIIIPILVFPETIINIMLPNKTFNEAEIFNVRMIMSILLVIPISSSSIILFQSIGKAKLATLLPVGRQLFLFVPIVLALTRYFGIEGIYYSLVLENVLYAFVLWIISEKTLQRIAVRAGL, encoded by the coding sequence TTGAAGAAAAATCCTGATTTTATCAATGACAACCTTTGGAAACTTTTATTAAGGCTTTCTGTACCTAGCATTTTGGGAATGATGGTGATATCCATCAATGGACTTGTTGATATATTTTACACCAGTTATTTTATAGGAACAGAGGCTTTTACAGGTATTTCTATGTTGTTTCCTTTAATGTTGGTTGTTACCAGTGTTACCGTTTTTGTAGCGGTGGGTTCTGCATCTGTACTTAGTAGAGTCATAGGTGCAAATCAGGTCGAAGTCCAGAGCAAAATTATCCCGAACATGATAGCCTTGTCTCTTATCGGAGCAGCTATGGTCACTATCCCTGGGTTCATTTTTTCGAAAGAAATAGTTTCTGTTTTAGGAGTCTCTGGAGCATTGTTTACCTACGCTTTAGAATATTATAAGATATACATTTTGGGAGCACTGTTCAGTATTTATGGTCTTTCAGCCAACGGTTTGATACGTGCAGAAGGGAAAATACGACATGCTATGCAATTTACGCTGATTTCCGTAATTCTAAATATAGTATTTACACCTCTGTTCATTGGTGTTTTACGTATGGGTGTAGCTGGTGCTGCATGGAGTAGCATAGCAGCTATGTTTATTTACAGCTTATTGACATCCTTATATTTTATACGAGGGAAGGCGACATTTCATACGGGTCGTTTCCAAATAAGGTTGGAATACAAAATTCTCAAGAATGTTTTGAGTATTGGGTTTTCGGCATTTTCAATACAGCTGTCTAATTTATTCAGGCAATTTCTACTGTTCAGATTAGTGGTTTTATACGGAACTTTTGAGGCTATGGCTTTTTTCAATGCCGTTTTTAGATTGTTTACCTTTTTGGCAATTCCTCTTTTGGGACTTTACCAGTCTATGCAACCAGTTATTGGAATCAACTATGGTGCTAATAAACAAGATAGGTGCCTAAAAGGTGTATCTATCTATAGATTAGCAGGAATTGTGCTTGGTACAGCAATAATTATTCCCATACTGGTTTTCCCTGAAACTATTATAAATATTATGTTACCAAATAAAACGTTTAACGAAGCTGAAATTTTTAATGTACGAATGATAATGAGCATCCTATTGGTCATTCCAATATCTTCTAGTAGTATCATTCTATTTCAATCAATAGGTAAAGCTAAATTGGCTACTTTGTTACCTGTTGGCCGTCAATTGTTTCTATTTGTACCTATTGTATTAGCACTGACTAGATATTTTGGTATTGAAGGTATATACTATAGTCTTGTTCTAGAAAATGTGCTTTATGCATTCGTTCTATGGATTATATCTGAAAAAACACTTCAACGGATTGCAGTAAGAGCGGGACTGTAA
- a CDS encoding class I SAM-dependent methyltransferase, producing the protein MWKAHYDKLSKEKHPPAHTLSQTLDFMSRKDRLKNLKAIDLGCGNGIDTFALLEEGFNVLAIDKDSNASLLLQKHISSKHLVVFSFQNSSFESLDELPSADLVNASFSLPFCHPNKFEKLWSNITSCINPEGFFCGHFFGPKDSWSSNSDMTFHNMEAVKKLFEEFELLYFEETAKNGKTLSGKEKFWHVFHIVAKKQE; encoded by the coding sequence ATGTGGAAAGCACACTACGATAAATTAAGTAAAGAAAAACACCCTCCTGCTCATACTTTGAGCCAAACTTTGGATTTTATGTCTCGTAAGGATAGGTTAAAGAATTTGAAGGCAATTGATTTAGGATGCGGTAATGGTATAGATACTTTTGCATTGTTGGAGGAAGGATTCAACGTATTGGCAATAGATAAGGACTCCAACGCTTCACTACTTCTACAAAAGCATATAAGTTCTAAACATCTAGTAGTATTTAGTTTTCAAAATTCATCTTTTGAAAGTTTGGATGAGCTCCCTTCTGCTGACTTGGTCAACGCTTCTTTTTCTTTACCTTTTTGTCATCCGAATAAATTTGAAAAACTTTGGTCTAATATCACCAGTTGTATCAATCCCGAAGGTTTTTTTTGTGGGCATTTTTTTGGTCCAAAGGATTCATGGAGTTCTAATAGTGATATGACCTTTCATAACATGGAAGCCGTAAAAAAATTATTTGAAGAGTTTGAATTATTATATTTCGAGGAAACTGCCAAAAATGGCAAGACTCTGTCGGGAAAAGAAAAGTTTTGGCACGTTTTTCATATTGTTGCAAAAAAACAAGAATAA